One window of Quercus robur chromosome 5, dhQueRobu3.1, whole genome shotgun sequence genomic DNA carries:
- the LOC126725702 gene encoding protein LURP-one-related 12, with product MKETIIGEGGYVYKQETLLTVLKTSLFFANDGYSVYDCKGQLVFRVDSYGPDTRDKGEIVLMDAHGKCLLTVRRKRPSLHQRWEGFKGERSDGQKPFFSVRRSSIIGRSSVSVEVYNNPGEEYQIEGSFAQRCCTIFNAGKESVAEIKRKVDASTNVVLGKDVFSICLKPGFDGAFAMGLVLVLDQINGDETITEGAQVEPITED from the exons ATGAAGGAAACCATAATTGGTGAAGGTGGGTATGTGTATAAACAAGAGACCCTTCTCACCGTTCTAAAGACCTCTCTTTTCTTTGCCAACGATGGTTACAGTGTGTATGACTGCAAGGGTCAGTTGGTCTTCCGAGTCGACTCGTACGGTCCTGATACTCGTGACAAAGGTGAGATCGTTCTCATGGACGCTCATGGAAAGTGCCTCCTCACTGTTCGCCGAAAG AGGCCGAGTCTGCATCAACGATGGGAAGGGTTCAAGGGTGAAAGATCAGACGGCCAAAAACCGTTCTTCAGCGTGAGGAGATCATCGATAATCGGACGGTCAAGCGTGAGCGTGGAGGTGTACAACAATCCAGGAGAGGAGTACCAGATCGAAGGAAGCTTTGCACAACGGTGTTGCACAATCTTCAACGCTGGGAAAGAATCAGTGGCTGAGATTAAACGCAAAGTTGATGCTTCCACCAATGTGGTGCTTGGGAAAGACGTTTTCTCTATATGCCTAAAACCTGGTTTTGATGGAGCTTTTGCTATGGGTTTGGTGCTTGTACTTGATCAGATCAATGGTGATGAGACTATTACTGAGGGAGCACAAGTGGAACCCATCACAGAGGATtaa